The following proteins are co-located in the Tripterygium wilfordii isolate XIE 37 chromosome 2, ASM1340144v1, whole genome shotgun sequence genome:
- the LOC120017141 gene encoding cyclin-dependent kinases regulatory subunit 1-like, with protein sequence MGQIQYSEKYFDDTNEYRHVVLPPEVAKLLPKNRLLSENEWRAIGVQQSRGWVHYAIHRPEPHIMLFRRPLNYQQQQENQAQQNLLAK encoded by the exons ATGGGTCAGATCCAGTACTCTGAGAAATACTTTGATGATACCAACGAGTATAG GCATGTGGTTCTTCCTCCTGAAGTGGCAAAGCTGCTCCCCAAGAACCGGCTTCTATCTGAG AATGAATGGCGTGCTATCGGTGTTCAGCAGAGCCGTGGGTGGGTTCACTATGCAATTCATCGCCCTGAGCCCCATATTATGCTCTTCAGGAGGCCTCTGAACTATCAGCAACAACAGGAGAATCAGGCTCAACAAAACTTGCTTGCTAAGTGA
- the LOC120015059 gene encoding uncharacterized protein LOC120015059 gives MANGADPEAFVVRSTIRTGLKREFAFALKSQSEISGLLGRTRARRVQNGSTGGGLSQNTTGIENKRLKTDGSEDGAAEVLEGSDNVEALSEEEAKSDVVDPDETILIESKNNDVEEEVRAKGLVTEGDLKEGDNAMELDESEKERKKNTDSPKALVKSDQQEWSNCSLPKLVDNIYDGDLERKNEDLKDGACWSAHKLVVSDDDRKTEDMLANPDLQKEEGDSQFEEVSSKSLLISVGDIDRKEDGILLTGDVKKDEVNHEQDEEGIPGLSIDSVKTDSKVDNTLSLEDPLRRFTRSALKGKEVKPVVTKSMGKCGVGESNMNRISFGGRLVGTPTSLSKNSAPKKFPAKLKELLDSGILEGVKVTYIRGPKVRGQGETGLQGEVRGFGIVCFCNKCQGNEVCTPTVFELHAGSANKRPPEYIYLENGNTLRDVMNACKDASLQMLGEAIRNVVGCSSVKKSTFCLNCRGSLSEAGSGKSAILCGSCAGIVDSQASLVQTADTGHGNGHQTADTGHGDGHQTADTVHGFGHQTADSGPCYGHQTTDTGHGNTKQDPAQNSSEKVLKSSSSQSKSQGRVTRKDLRLHKLVFEEDVLPDGTEVAYYARGQKLLVGYKKGFGIICTCCNIEVSPSTFEAHAGWASRRKPYLHIYTSNGVSLHELSISLSKDRGFSTNDNDDLCHYCYHGGDLLCCDGCPRAFHPACLSLAVIPRGTWYCKFCENMFQKEKFVEHNANAIAAGRVSGVDPIQQITKRCIRIVKTPEAQFGGCVLCRSHDFSKIKFGPRTVILCDQCEKEFHVGCLKDHNMDDLKELPEGNWFCCANCNRIHSALQKLVVHGEEKLPESSLNAIKKKHEENGSESMADLDIRWRVLSGKMFTSTETRVLLNEAIAIFHERFDPIIDPSIKSDKSTRDLIPAMTYGRNFKGQELGGMYCAVLMVNGVVVSAGIFRILGQELAELPLVATRSSSQGQGYFGLLFSCIEKLVGFLTVKNLVLPAAEEAESIWLNKFGFSKLSPEELFEYRKTYQMMIFQGTSMLGKAVPKCRIIDKQKNA, from the exons ATGGCCAACGGTGCGGACCCGGAGGCGTTCGTGGTGCGTTCTACTATTCGAACGGGCTTGAAGAGGGAGTTTGCATTCGCCTTGAAGTCCCAGTCTGAGATCTCCGGGTTATTGGGGCGTACTCGGGCTAGGCGGGTTCAGAACGGGTCAACAGGAGGTGGGTTATCTCAGAATACGACCGGCATCGAAAACAAGCGCTTGAAGACCGATGGCTCTGAGGATGGAGCCGCGGAAGTTCTGGAGGGGAGCGATAATGTGGAAGCACTGAGTGAAGAGGAGGCCAAAAGCGACGTGGTTGATCCTGATGAAACTATTTTGATTgaatcaaaaaataatgatgtggaGGAAGAGGTTCGTGCTAAGGGATTGGTGACAGAAGGGGATTTGAAAGAGGGTGACAATGCAATGGAGTTGGACGAGAGcgagaaggagaggaagaagaatacAGACTCGCCAAAGGCATTAGTCAAGTCGGATCAACAGGAGTGGTCAAATTGTTCATTGCCAAAGTTGGTTGATAACATATATGACGGAGACTTAGAAAGAAAGAATGAGGATTTGAAGGATGGAGCTTGTTGGTCTGCCCATAAGTTGGTGGTTAGCGATGATGATAGAAAGACGGAGGATATGCTAGCAAATCCGGATTTGCAGAAAGAAGAAGGGGATTCTCAATTTGAAGAAGTGTCTAGTAAGTCGTTACTGATTTCCGTTGGAGATATTGATAGGAAGGAAGATGGTATATTACTGACAGGGGATGTGAAGAAAGACGAAGTGAATCATGAACAAGACGAGGAAGGGATTCCTGGGCTGTCAATTGACTCGGTAAAAACTGATAGCAAAGTAGATAATACTTTGTCGCTTGAGGATCCTTTGAGAAGATTTACACGGTCTGCATTAAAAGGTAAGGAAGTGAAGCCTGTGGTGACTAAATCGATGGGGAAGTGTGGTGTAGGAGAGAGTAATATGAATCGAATTTCTTTTGGTGGACGGTTGGTTGGTACTCCTACGAGTCTGTCGAAGAATTCTGCTCCGAAGAAGTTCCCTGCCAAGTTAAAGGAACTTCTTGATTCGGGTATATTGGAGGGAGTGAAAGTGACATATATCAGAGGCCCAAAG GTAAGAGGACAAGGAGAAACCGGGCTTCAAGGAGAGGTCAGGGGCTTTGGGATAGTATGCTTTTGCAATAAATGCCAAGGGAATGAA GTTTGTACACCAACTGTTTTTGAGCTGCATGCTGGCAGTGCAAATAAACGTCCGCCAGAATATATATACCTGGAGAATGGGAATACACTTCGGGATGTCATGAATGCATGCAAAGATGCCTCCCTGCAGATGTTGGGGGAAGCAATCAGAAATGTTGTTGGTTGTTCGTCCGTAAAGAAATCAACCTTCTGTCTGAATTGCAGAG GCTCTCTTTCTGAAGCTGGCTCTGGAAAATCTGCGATACTTTGTGGTTCATGTGCGGGGATAGTGGACTCTCAAGCTAGCTTGGTGCAAACAGCTGATACAGGTCACGGGAATGGACACCAAACAGCTGATACTGGTCATGGGGATGGACACCAAACTGCTGATACTGTTCATGGTTTTGGACACCAAACTGCTGATAGTGGTCCTTGTTATGGACACCAAACAACTGATACTGGTCATGG AAATACAAAGCAAGACCCAGCTCAAAATTCGTCTGAGAAGGTGCTAAAGTCCAGTTCGTCACAAAGTAAAAGTCAAGGAAGAGTAACTAGAAA GGATCTGCGGTTGCATAAGTTGGTTTTTGAAGAAGATGTATTGCCAGATGGAACTGAAGTAGCATATTATGCTCGTGGGCAG AAACTGCTGGTTGGTTATAAGAAGGGATTTGGAATTATTTGCACATGCTGCAATATTGAG GTCAGTCCCTCAACATTTGAAGCACATGCTGGCTGGGCATCTCGTCGCAAACC TTATTTACACATTTATACTTCTAATGGTGTATCTCTCCATGAATTATCAATATCTCTATCAAAAGATCGAGGGTTTTCTACAAACGATAATGACGACCTCTGCCATTATTGCTATCATGGGGGAGATTTGTTGTGTTGTGATGGATGTCCGAGGGCTTTCCACCCAG CGTGTCTTTCTCTGGCAGTCATCCCTCGTGGCACATGGTACTGCAAATTCTGTGAGAATATGTTCCAGAAGGAAAAATTTGTGGAACATAATGCTAATGCCATAGCAGCTGGACGAGTGTCAGGAGTTGATCCTATTCAACAGATAACCAAGCGATGTATCCGAATTGTCAAAACTCCTGAGGCTCAATTTGGTGGATGTGTCTTGTGCAG AAGTCATGACTTCtccaaaataaaatttggtCCTCGCACTGTTATTCTTTGTGATCAG TGTGAAAAGGAATTTCACGTTGGCTGTTTGAAGGATCACAACATGGATGACCTTAAG GAGTTGCCAGAAGGCAATTGGTTTTGCTGTGCAAACTGCAACAGAATTCATTCTGCTTTGCAGAAGTTGGTTGTTCATGGGGAAGAAAAACTTCCAGAATCGTCTTTAAATGCTATAAAGAAGAAACATGAAGAAAACGGGTCAGAGAGCATGGCGGACCTTGATATAAGATGGAGGGTTCTTAGCGGAAAGATGTTCACTTCTACTGAAACTAGAGTGTTACTTAATGAGGCTATAGCTATTTTTCAT GAACGGTTTGACCCCATTATTGATCCTTCAATTAAGTCTGATAAAAGTACGCGGGACCTCATTCCAGCTATGACTTATGG AAGAAACTTTAAGGGCCAGGAACTTGGTGGGATGTATTGTGCTGTATTAATGgtcaa CGGTGTTGTTGTCTCTGCTGGAATCTTTAGGATTTTGGGGCAGGAACTGGCAGAATTACCTTTAGTCGCTACAAGGTCCAGTAGCCAAGGACAG GGTTACTTCGGGTTGTTATTCTCTTGCATTGAGAAGCTTGTTGGCTTTCTCACGGTGAAGAACCTCGTGCTTCCAGCTGCAGAAGAAGCTGAATCTATCTGGTTAAATAAGTTTGGTTTTAGCAAGCTAAGCCCAGAAGAG CTTTTCGAGTATAGGAAAACTTACCAGATGATGATATTTCAAGGGACATCTATGCTGGGGAAAGCCGTCCCGAAGTGCCGAATCATTGACAAACAGAAGAATGCTTGA